One genomic region from Blattabacterium cuenoti encodes:
- the rpsP gene encoding 30S ribosomal protein S16: protein MSVKIRLKRIGKKHKPIYHIVVADSRSPRDGKFIEKLGTYNPHTDPPSTVLKMENAVSWLMKGAQPTNTVRSIFSQNGVLLKKHLLEGVKKGVLTDEECHKRFHGWYKKYKI from the coding sequence ATGTCTGTGAAAATACGTTTAAAAAGAATAGGAAAAAAGCATAAACCTATTTATCATATAGTTGTAGCTGATTCTCGTTCTCCACGAGATGGTAAATTTATTGAAAAACTAGGAACTTATAATCCTCATACGGATCCTCCTTCAACTGTATTGAAAATGGAAAATGCTGTTTCATGGTTAATGAAAGGAGCACAACCTACTAACACGGTTAGATCCATTTTTTCTCAAAACGGTGTATTACTCAAAAAACATTTATTAGAAGGAGTTAAAAAAGGAGTTTTAACTGATGAAGAATGCCACAAAAGATTTCATGGATGGTACAAAAAATATAAAATTTAA
- a CDS encoding dicarboxylate/amino acid:cation symporter, which produces MSIGMKVKKEKVLLIAFLSVLAYVLIHLSKSFLGLDKLSLCMLRCFVISLFILYAFLKKDLTTWILLSIIIGIEIGLDLPKIAVELRFLSQIFLRLIKTIIAPILFSTLVVGIASHSNIKQLGSMGWKSLLYFEVVTTLALFIGLIAINVSQAGVGIVMPSGITEQQLPKVESRTWQNTILHVFPENFIKSIYHGDVLPIVVFSVIFGISMVFLEEKKRTPLLLFAESLSEIMFKFTKIIMYFAPIGVGSAIAYTVGHMGLDILYNLFQLLLTLYIALLIFLIVVLLPILLWIKVPLKSFIKALTEPVSLAFATTSSESALPLLMENLEKLGVPRKIIAFVIPTGYSFNLDGTTLYLSLATVFVAQASGIPLSFSQQIFIGLTLILTSKGVAGVPRASLVILLATVASFGLPTWPILAIIGIDELMDMARTTVNVIGNGLASCVIARSEGELDDKKMLDYINQSENDL; this is translated from the coding sequence ATGAGTATTGGAATGAAAGTAAAAAAAGAAAAAGTTTTATTAATAGCTTTTTTAAGTGTTTTAGCATATGTATTGATCCATTTGTCAAAATCTTTTTTAGGATTGGATAAGTTGTCTCTTTGCATGCTAAGATGCTTCGTCATATCTCTTTTCATATTGTATGCCTTTCTGAAAAAAGATTTAACTACTTGGATCTTATTATCCATTATCATAGGAATAGAAATAGGATTAGATCTACCAAAAATCGCTGTAGAACTAAGATTTTTATCTCAAATATTTTTGAGATTGATAAAAACTATTATTGCTCCAATATTATTCTCAACTTTAGTAGTTGGAATAGCTAGTCATTCTAATATTAAACAATTAGGCAGTATGGGATGGAAGTCCCTACTATATTTTGAAGTTGTAACAACTTTAGCTTTATTCATTGGTCTTATTGCTATTAATGTCTCTCAAGCTGGAGTAGGTATTGTGATGCCTTCGGGAATCACAGAACAACAATTGCCAAAAGTAGAAAGTAGAACTTGGCAAAACACTATTCTTCATGTATTCCCAGAAAATTTTATCAAATCTATATATCACGGAGACGTATTGCCTATAGTGGTATTTTCTGTTATTTTCGGAATTTCCATGGTTTTTCTGGAAGAGAAAAAACGAACCCCTCTATTACTATTTGCAGAGAGTCTTTCAGAAATCATGTTTAAATTTACTAAAATTATCATGTATTTTGCTCCTATAGGAGTAGGATCCGCTATAGCTTATACAGTAGGACATATGGGGTTGGATATTTTATATAATTTATTTCAGTTATTGTTGACTCTTTATATTGCTTTACTTATCTTTTTGATAGTTGTTTTACTTCCTATTCTTTTATGGATTAAAGTTCCTTTAAAAAGTTTCATTAAAGCATTAACTGAACCTGTCTCACTTGCATTTGCTACTACAAGTTCTGAATCAGCCTTACCTCTACTTATGGAAAATTTAGAGAAATTAGGCGTTCCCAGAAAAATTATTGCTTTTGTGATTCCTACAGGTTATAGCTTCAATTTGGATGGGACTACTTTATATTTATCTTTAGCTACTGTTTTTGTAGCACAAGCATCTGGTATTCCTTTGAGTTTTAGTCAACAGATATTCATAGGTTTGACTTTAATTTTAACTAGCAAAGGAGTAGCAGGAGTACCTAGAGCATCTTTAGTTATTCTTTTAGCGACTGTTGCTTCTTTTGGATTACCTACTTGGCCTATATTAGCTATTATAGGAATAGATGAATTAATGGACATGGCTCGCACGACCGTAAATGTGATAGGAAATGGATTAGCTAGTTGTGTAATAGCTCGTTCTGAGGGGGAATTGGACGATAAAAAAATGTTAGATTATATCAATCAAAGTGAAAATGATTTGTAA
- a CDS encoding diphosphomevalonate/mevalonate 3,5-bisphosphate decarboxylase family protein, with protein sequence MKRNCFFYRKKKYSIGQNGVVTRKSHSNIALIKYWGKHKNKIQIPLNSSISYSLGGVYTVTRLIYYLREKKKRNLSIKVFLSGKEKTSFIPKILEFFHRISFYCSYLRDFNFIIKTYNTFPHSSGIASSASSMSALALCIMEIEKKLVSSLKEDFFLKKASFLARLGSGSACRSIYPGLVVWGCHQSIKGSNDLYAIPYPYKVHSIFTKMVNTILIIDEEPKKILSSKGHQLMNNHPYARERLKCANKNMDRLISILKIGDFQEFGELIEHEALTLHAMIMTSRPYFLWMKPNTLNVLYTVWDFRIQSKKNIYFTLDAGANVHLLYPIQEKKIILKWIYSDLFSYCKKIIESFCY encoded by the coding sequence TTGAAAAGAAACTGTTTTTTTTATAGGAAAAAAAAATATTCTATAGGCCAAAATGGAGTAGTCACAAGAAAAAGTCATTCTAATATTGCTTTAATTAAATATTGGGGAAAGCATAAGAATAAAATTCAAATTCCGTTGAATTCGTCTATTAGTTATTCACTGGGAGGAGTTTACACGGTAACACGATTAATTTATTATCTGAGAGAGAAAAAAAAAAGAAATTTATCCATAAAAGTTTTTCTGTCTGGAAAAGAAAAAACTAGTTTTATTCCAAAGATTTTGGAATTTTTTCATAGAATCTCATTTTATTGTTCTTATTTACGAGATTTTAATTTTATTATCAAAACCTATAATACTTTTCCACATAGTAGTGGAATAGCTTCTTCTGCTTCTTCTATGAGTGCTTTAGCATTATGTATTATGGAAATAGAAAAAAAATTAGTTTCTTCTTTAAAAGAAGATTTTTTTTTAAAAAAAGCTTCTTTTTTAGCTAGATTAGGTTCCGGAAGTGCTTGCAGATCTATTTATCCTGGACTTGTTGTCTGGGGATGTCATCAATCCATAAAAGGGAGTAATGATCTTTATGCTATTCCATATCCATATAAAGTCCACTCCATTTTTACGAAAATGGTAAATACTATTTTAATAATAGATGAAGAACCTAAAAAGATTTTGAGTTCAAAAGGGCATCAGTTAATGAATAATCATCCTTATGCTAGAGAAAGACTTAAATGTGCTAATAAAAATATGGATCGGCTTATCTCCATATTAAAAATAGGAGATTTTCAAGAATTTGGAGAATTGATAGAGCATGAAGCTTTGACTCTTCATGCCATGATCATGACATCTCGTCCCTATTTTTTATGGATGAAACCAAATACTCTGAACGTTCTTTATACTGTATGGGATTTTAGAATACAAAGCAAGAAAAATATCTATTTTACATTAGATGCAGGTGCAAATGTTCATCTTTTATACCCTATTCAAGAAAAAAAAATCATCCTAAAATGGATATATAGCGATCTTTTTTCTTATTGTAAAAAAATTATAGAAAGTTTTTGTTATTAG
- a CDS encoding pyridoxal phosphate-dependent aminotransferase, which produces MKNRLSHRLQNISYSQTIAMSAKARELKNKGYDIINLSLGEPDFLPPNFVLDAAKQAIDEGYHYYTPVSGYLELRKVICEKFYRDNHLKYTPSQIVVSTGAKQAIMNVLLSLLNQNDEVIIPAPYWVSYLQMVKLCESYPVVVQTTMKNNFKIHPKQLEKVITSKTKLFIFSTPCNPTGSVYSYQELRDLAEIFKKHPRIMILSDEIYEHICYSDKHATSIAVFPDIYNQVITLNGLSKAFSMTGWRIGYIGAPEWIAQSCDKIQGQMTSCANSIAQRAAISALKADPSEIGYMIKEFKKRRNLVLNLIKEIDGFQFNKPNGAFYIFPKVSDFFGKKLYGKVIQNADDFSELLLEKAQVATVSGSAFGDHEYLRISYASSEDKIIEAFTRIKKALN; this is translated from the coding sequence ATGAAAAATAGATTGTCTCATCGTTTGCAAAATATATCTTATTCGCAAACCATAGCTATGTCAGCTAAAGCTAGAGAATTAAAAAACAAAGGCTATGACATTATCAACTTAAGTTTGGGAGAACCAGACTTTTTACCTCCTAATTTCGTTTTAGATGCTGCTAAACAAGCGATCGATGAAGGTTATCATTATTATACTCCTGTTTCCGGATATTTAGAACTTAGAAAAGTAATATGCGAAAAATTCTACCGTGATAATCATTTAAAATATACTCCTTCTCAAATTGTAGTTTCTACTGGAGCAAAACAAGCTATCATGAATGTTCTTTTATCTTTGCTGAATCAAAATGATGAAGTCATTATCCCCGCTCCTTATTGGGTAAGTTATTTACAAATGGTAAAATTATGTGAATCTTATCCTGTTGTCGTCCAAACAACCATGAAAAACAATTTTAAAATTCATCCAAAACAGTTAGAAAAAGTAATAACCTCTAAAACTAAATTATTTATTTTCAGTACTCCTTGTAATCCTACAGGAAGTGTTTATTCTTATCAAGAATTAAGAGATTTAGCAGAAATTTTTAAAAAACATCCAAGAATCATGATTCTTTCTGATGAGATTTATGAACATATTTGTTATTCTGACAAACATGCTACTAGTATTGCTGTATTTCCTGATATTTATAATCAAGTTATCACTCTAAATGGACTTTCTAAGGCTTTTTCAATGACGGGTTGGAGAATTGGATATATTGGAGCTCCAGAATGGATTGCTCAATCTTGTGATAAGATACAGGGGCAAATGACTTCTTGTGCTAATTCTATTGCACAGAGAGCAGCTATTTCTGCATTAAAAGCCGATCCAAGTGAAATAGGATATATGATCAAAGAGTTTAAAAAAAGAAGAAACTTAGTTTTGAATCTGATCAAAGAAATTGATGGTTTTCAATTTAATAAACCAAATGGAGCTTTTTATATTTTTCCAAAAGTTTCAGATTTTTTTGGAAAAAAATTATATGGTAAAGTTATTCAAAATGCGGATGATTTTTCTGAATTATTACTTGAAAAAGCTCAAGTAGCTACCGTGAGTGGGAGTGCTTTTGGTGATCATGAATATTTGCGTATCTCTTACGCTTCATCAGAAGATAAAATTATAGAAGCTTTCACAAGAATAAAAAAGGCATTAAATTAA
- the rsmG gene encoding 16S rRNA (guanine(527)-N(7))-methyltransferase RsmG, producing the protein MELIKKYFPDLLSQQIEKLSSLKNLYAYWNSHVNLISRKTFYDFYQQHVLFCLGIAKVFSFFPGSCVMDLGTGGGFPGIPLSIVFPHTEFILVDSIRKKIKIIEKIIYDLHLKNAHPICIRAEKLENKFDFVVTRAVTKINIIHNWIKNKFKYKSNSKIQNGALYLKGGNLYEELKKFPHAIEYPLNHYFQEPFFINKKVIWISNI; encoded by the coding sequence ATGGAATTAATTAAAAAATATTTTCCAGATCTATTGAGTCAACAAATCGAAAAGTTGTCTTCTTTGAAAAATTTATACGCATATTGGAATTCGCATGTGAATTTAATTTCTAGAAAGACATTCTACGATTTTTATCAACAACATGTCCTTTTTTGTTTAGGAATAGCTAAAGTATTTTCTTTTTTCCCTGGATCATGTGTTATGGATTTAGGCACAGGTGGAGGATTTCCGGGAATCCCTTTATCCATAGTTTTTCCTCATACAGAATTTATATTAGTAGATTCTATTCGAAAAAAAATTAAAATTATAGAAAAAATCATATATGATCTTCATTTAAAAAATGCACATCCTATTTGTATACGTGCAGAAAAATTAGAAAATAAATTTGATTTTGTGGTTACTCGAGCTGTCACAAAAATAAATATCATCCATAATTGGATAAAAAATAAATTTAAATACAAATCCAATTCTAAAATTCAAAATGGAGCTTTATATCTAAAAGGAGGAAATCTTTATGAGGAATTAAAAAAATTTCCTCATGCTATAGAATATCCTTTAAATCATTATTTTCAAGAACCATTTTTTATAAATAAAAAAGTAATTTGGATTTCCAATATTTAA
- a CDS encoding amidohydrolase family protein produces MNPKKIFIEKVKEKGGWVNAHAHLDRAYTLTKKNFKYSYLSLKKKWYLVDEMKRLATEEDIYIRMEKALEYFLMQGTQALCTFIDVDEIIEDRALKAAQKLKNNYGNSIHICFANQVLKGVLDKKSKYWFDKSVEFVDIIGGLPAKDYGKEDEHLDILLKTAKKRGKIVHVHVDQFNTSEEKETEKLAKKTIEHGMQGKVVAIHSISLAAHARAYRYEIYQLIKRADLMVISCPIAWIDHTRSERLTPSHNSITPVDEMVPEGIIVAFGTDNICDIYKPFSDGNLWIELRVMLEACHYYDIDHLVEIATINGLRVLGLVNK; encoded by the coding sequence ATGAATCCTAAAAAAATTTTTATAGAAAAAGTGAAAGAAAAAGGTGGATGGGTTAATGCTCATGCTCACTTAGATAGGGCTTATACTCTAACAAAAAAAAATTTCAAATATTCTTATTTATCCCTCAAAAAAAAATGGTATTTGGTTGATGAAATGAAACGTTTAGCTACAGAAGAGGATATTTATATCCGTATGGAAAAAGCTTTGGAATATTTTTTAATGCAAGGAACACAAGCTTTGTGCACCTTTATTGATGTGGATGAAATTATTGAAGATCGTGCCTTGAAAGCAGCTCAAAAATTGAAAAATAATTATGGAAATTCCATCCATATTTGTTTTGCTAATCAAGTTTTGAAAGGGGTGTTGGATAAAAAGTCAAAATATTGGTTCGATAAATCAGTAGAATTTGTGGATATTATTGGGGGGTTACCCGCTAAAGATTATGGAAAAGAAGATGAACATCTAGATATTTTATTAAAAACAGCTAAAAAAAGGGGAAAAATAGTCCATGTACATGTTGATCAATTTAATACTAGCGAAGAAAAAGAAACCGAAAAATTAGCCAAAAAAACGATTGAACATGGAATGCAAGGAAAAGTAGTAGCTATACATAGTATTTCTTTAGCAGCACATGCTAGAGCTTATCGTTATGAAATCTATCAATTAATAAAAAGAGCAGATCTAATGGTAATCTCTTGTCCCATTGCTTGGATTGATCATACCAGAAGTGAACGTTTAACTCCTAGCCATAATTCTATCACTCCAGTGGACGAAATGGTTCCTGAAGGAATCATAGTGGCTTTTGGAACAGATAATATTTGTGATATATACAAACCTTTTTCTGATGGAAATCTATGGATAGAATTACGTGTGATGTTAGAAGCTTGTCATTATTATGATATAGATCATTTGGTCGAAATTGCTACAATAAACGGATTAAGAGTATTAGGATTAGTAAATAAATAA